One genomic window of Vibrio mangrovi includes the following:
- a CDS encoding MBL fold metallo-hydrolase — protein sequence MQRIKTLILRQSPQTLDKRKFRSRLFTGVKFLLLILAVAVAGGYLYLQQPQFDDPIVAEQSYQGKYYAGTFHNPVDVPVNTGTDSLYTSLYKFLFQEQADAKPEMVLPSVKTDLLTLDPTENMIVWMGHSSYFIQIDGIRILVDPVFSNNASPVPMTNTSFHGSNIYSAEDIPKADYLLISHDHWDHLDYLSIRALHNKVTQVITPIGVGSYLTQWGYSPDQIHEGDWFSTFDGGDLQIHILPAQHFSGRLLKRNRTLWGSFALVTPQHKLYISGDSGYSEHFKAIADKLGGFDIAILEVGQYNQDWKYIHMMPEEAAQAGVDLQAKAIIPAHNSRFKLSRHSWYEPLERIDQASKGMPYRLLTPRIGESVQMDDTTQTFRKWWRNVQ from the coding sequence ATGCAGCGAATAAAAACACTGATTCTCAGGCAATCGCCTCAGACACTTGATAAAAGAAAGTTCAGATCGCGTCTTTTTACCGGCGTCAAATTCCTGCTTCTGATTCTGGCCGTGGCTGTAGCTGGCGGATATCTGTATCTGCAACAGCCTCAGTTTGACGATCCCATCGTGGCAGAACAGTCCTATCAGGGAAAATATTATGCCGGTACATTTCATAATCCGGTGGATGTTCCCGTCAATACCGGAACAGACAGCCTGTATACATCACTATATAAATTTCTGTTTCAGGAACAGGCAGATGCAAAACCAGAAATGGTATTGCCTTCGGTCAAAACCGACTTGCTTACACTTGATCCGACAGAAAATATGATTGTCTGGATGGGACATTCTTCCTACTTTATTCAGATCGATGGTATCCGTATTCTGGTTGATCCGGTTTTCAGCAACAATGCCTCGCCGGTTCCGATGACCAATACCTCATTCCATGGCAGTAATATCTATTCGGCGGAGGATATTCCCAAAGCAGATTACTTGCTGATTTCTCATGACCACTGGGATCATCTGGACTATCTGAGCATCCGTGCATTACACAATAAAGTCACTCAGGTTATTACTCCGATCGGTGTCGGTTCTTACCTGACTCAGTGGGGATATTCTCCCGACCAGATCCATGAAGGAGACTGGTTCAGCACATTTGATGGCGGAGATCTGCAAATACACATTCTGCCGGCACAACATTTTTCCGGACGCCTACTCAAACGCAACCGAACCCTGTGGGGCTCATTTGCACTGGTTACTCCGCAACATAAACTCTATATCAGCGGTGACAGTGGTTATAGCGAACACTTCAAAGCCATAGCGGACAAACTTGGCGGTTTTGATATTGCCATTCTCGAAGTCGGGCAATACAACCAGGACTGGAAATACATTCATATGATGCCGGAAGAAGCGGCTCAGGCTGGTGTCGATCTACAGGCGAAAGCGATTATTCCTGCCCATAACAGCCGTTTCAAACTGTCCCGTCACAGCTGGTACGAACCACTAGAACGCATTGATCAGGCCAGTAAAGGAATGCCTTATCGCCTACTGACGCCACGTATCGGAGAAAGTGTTCAGATGGATGATACCACGCAGACTTTCCGCAAATGGTGGCGAAACGTGCAGTAA
- a CDS encoding alkene reductase produces MNKLFSPFKLGDIELANRVAMAPMTRARITNTQDAADDDTALYYAQRASAGLLITEGSQISRQGQGFLFTPGIYSKSQVEGWKKTTQAVHDKNGKIFIQLWHVGRMSHTSLQPDGGAPVSSVAKSAVNGHCFAIDEQGNPGRVAVSEPEELTLEGIEQIKQDFVQAAKNAMEAGFDGIEIHGANGYLLEQFINASLNTRQDIYGGQTIENRARLTLEIVDAIVAAIGSGKTAIRLAPFGRFGDMHPFEQEEETWLYIAGELSKRNLAYVHLSDQKTLGAQAIPDGFIEKFRTTYQGPLIIAGGFDKEKAEQYLQEDKLDLVAFGQPYIPNPDLVERMQNDWPLAEADREVYYGGDQRGYTDFPSYEVN; encoded by the coding sequence ATGAACAAATTATTCAGCCCATTCAAACTTGGTGATATTGAACTGGCCAACCGGGTCGCGATGGCTCCGATGACACGGGCACGCATCACCAATACACAGGATGCTGCCGACGATGATACAGCATTATATTATGCTCAGCGGGCTTCTGCCGGTCTGCTGATCACCGAAGGTTCTCAGATTTCACGTCAGGGTCAGGGATTCCTGTTCACTCCCGGTATCTACAGTAAAAGTCAGGTTGAAGGCTGGAAAAAGACCACTCAGGCTGTTCATGACAAAAATGGCAAGATCTTCATCCAACTATGGCATGTCGGCAGAATGTCACACACCAGCCTGCAACCCGATGGCGGAGCACCGGTCAGTTCAGTGGCCAAAAGCGCTGTTAATGGTCACTGTTTTGCCATTGACGAACAGGGAAATCCGGGCCGGGTTGCCGTATCCGAGCCGGAAGAACTGACACTCGAAGGGATCGAACAGATCAAACAGGATTTCGTTCAGGCAGCTAAAAATGCCATGGAAGCTGGCTTTGACGGCATCGAAATTCACGGTGCCAACGGCTACCTGCTTGAGCAGTTTATCAATGCTTCCCTGAATACCCGTCAGGATATTTATGGCGGTCAGACTATTGAAAACCGCGCACGTCTGACGCTGGAAATTGTGGATGCTATCGTAGCAGCTATCGGCTCCGGGAAAACAGCAATCCGGCTAGCGCCATTCGGACGTTTCGGTGACATGCACCCGTTCGAGCAGGAAGAAGAAACCTGGCTGTACATTGCCGGTGAACTGTCTAAACGCAATCTTGCCTATGTTCACCTGAGTGATCAGAAAACACTGGGTGCTCAGGCGATTCCGGATGGATTTATCGAAAAATTCCGGACGACCTATCAGGGTCCGCTGATCATTGCCGGTGGGTTTGATAAAGAGAAAGCAGAACAGTATCTGCAAGAAGACAAGCTGGATCTGGTCGCATTCGGTCAGCCTTATATTCCGAATCCGGATCTGGTTGAACGGATGCAGAACGACTGGCCACTGGCTGAAGCAGACCGGGAAGTGTACTACGGTGGCGACCAACGGGGATACACCGACTTTCCCAGCTATGAAGTCAACTGA